Proteins found in one Mesorhizobium sp. CAU 1732 genomic segment:
- a CDS encoding SDR family oxidoreductase: MLAGFKTAVVTGAAGGLGRAICRRLATDGYTLILCDIDPVVHDFRDALADKGAVAFSRIHDVSKEEDWEILKAYLEEDLGSISTLICSSGFNGRLSIMNGTINDWNRTFEVNVFGVFLGLRTLAPLMRDVEGASVVNISSSAAMIGDTAAAYSASKWAVRGLTKAAAIEFAQWGIRVNSVHPGTVPTPMLRNAPPGHSQAWHSMIPMSRSGMPEEIAGVVSFLAGKDSSYMTGADLVVDGGLTQGGLSTARHRLLTRTSPSDRSRR; encoded by the coding sequence ATGCTCGCAGGATTCAAGACAGCGGTTGTCACAGGCGCGGCGGGCGGCCTTGGAAGGGCGATATGCCGGAGACTGGCCACAGACGGCTACACGCTCATACTGTGCGACATCGATCCGGTGGTGCACGACTTTCGGGATGCGCTGGCCGACAAAGGGGCCGTCGCTTTCAGCCGCATACACGATGTTTCCAAGGAAGAAGACTGGGAAATCCTCAAGGCCTACCTTGAGGAGGATCTGGGCTCGATAAGCACGCTGATCTGCAGTTCCGGGTTCAACGGCCGTCTCTCGATCATGAACGGCACCATCAACGATTGGAATCGGACTTTCGAGGTCAACGTCTTCGGTGTCTTCCTGGGACTGCGGACGCTCGCGCCGTTGATGCGGGATGTCGAGGGCGCCTCGGTTGTCAACATTTCGTCGTCTGCGGCAATGATCGGCGACACCGCCGCGGCCTACTCCGCCAGCAAATGGGCCGTGCGGGGCCTGACAAAGGCGGCGGCGATCGAATTCGCCCAGTGGGGAATCCGGGTGAATTCGGTGCATCCCGGCACCGTCCCCACCCCGATGCTGCGCAACGCGCCGCCGGGCCATAGCCAAGCATGGCATAGCATGATCCCGATGAGCCGATCGGGAATGCCGGAAGAAATTGCGGGTGTGGTTAGCTTTCTCGCCGGCAAAGACTCGTCCTACATGACGGGCGCGGATCTGGTGGTTGACGGCGGGCTGACACAGGGCGGCCTGTCAACGGCGCGTCACCGTCTTCTGACGCGAACCTCTCCATCGGACCGTAGCCGACGCTGA
- a CDS encoding SDR family oxidoreductase yields the protein MSRKQLGGEKILITGAASGMGRACALFFRERGASIIVADIDFDGAKSTADEVEGEAFHVDLADPAAISELAESIAATCGPVSGLLNCAGIMPNAITPPEAIGSTEWDRFFAVNVRGTFFLSVVFGSQMAGRGSGSIVNIASTTGLRSTPHHAYGVSKASVVQISRNLAAQWARSNVRVNSLSPGYVRTDGLMKNIEGGFRDADRITSSAAMGRMVEPNEIAGAAAFLLSDDASAITGIDLPVDAGWLINGSWVFYGGVPPAMP from the coding sequence GTGTCACGTAAACAGCTTGGCGGCGAGAAGATACTCATCACCGGCGCGGCGTCGGGAATGGGCCGCGCTTGCGCTCTGTTCTTCCGCGAGCGCGGCGCGAGCATCATCGTCGCCGACATCGATTTCGATGGCGCGAAGTCCACTGCCGACGAGGTTGAAGGTGAGGCGTTTCATGTCGATCTTGCCGATCCCGCCGCTATTTCGGAATTGGCAGAGAGTATAGCAGCCACCTGCGGGCCGGTGAGCGGTCTGCTCAATTGCGCCGGCATCATGCCGAACGCGATTACGCCGCCCGAAGCGATCGGCAGCACCGAGTGGGACCGCTTCTTCGCTGTCAACGTGCGCGGCACGTTTTTCCTGTCGGTCGTTTTCGGCTCCCAGATGGCGGGGCGCGGAAGCGGCAGCATCGTCAACATTGCATCGACGACCGGGCTGAGATCAACGCCGCATCACGCCTACGGCGTCAGCAAGGCGTCGGTGGTTCAGATTTCGCGAAATCTCGCGGCGCAATGGGCGCGCTCGAACGTGCGCGTGAACAGCCTTTCACCTGGCTACGTTCGGACCGACGGGTTGATGAAGAACATAGAGGGCGGCTTCCGCGATGCCGACAGAATAACGAGCAGCGCCGCCATGGGACGCATGGTCGAACCCAACGAGATCGCGGGCGCCGCCGCCTTCCTGCTTTCCGATGACGCGAGCGCAATTACCGGCATCGACCTGCCGGTCGATGCCGGTTGGCTGATCAACGGCTCCTGGGTCTTCTACGGGGGAGTGCCGCCCGCAATGCCGTGA
- a CDS encoding ABC transporter substrate-binding protein, giving the protein MNAFSRMVGTTTLGIMLCASGLALAEDKIHLKMGLMTDMGGLTSAVSGSGSVLAAQMAIEDYKAVDPGIEVEFVSADHQLKADVGATIARRWLDQEQVDVIVDVPGSAIVLAIVDLVRERNKVILATHSSSSRITGTSCSPNTVAFTYSAWALANGTGSAVVRQGGDSWFFITADWEYGHSVQAETTGVIEAAGGQVLGSVLFPLETTDFSSYLLQAQASGAKVIGLIQSGPQTINTVKQANEFGIVRAGQSLATMYFTHMDAHALGLASAQGLQFTVAWDSNLDEPAREFSSRFAERNRGQVPSQEQAGVYSAVYQYLRAVSEAGSAEDGKRVLETMRGWDWFEDRLFGKTRLREDGTVDHNMYLAKVKSPDESQDAWDYFEILETIPAETAFQPLGQTGCPLVGQ; this is encoded by the coding sequence ATGAACGCTTTCTCGCGAATGGTGGGAACGACCACGCTGGGTATCATGCTGTGCGCATCCGGCTTGGCGCTCGCCGAGGACAAGATTCACCTGAAGATGGGGCTGATGACCGATATGGGCGGATTGACTTCCGCCGTGTCCGGCAGCGGATCCGTCCTGGCTGCCCAGATGGCGATCGAAGACTACAAGGCGGTCGATCCGGGCATCGAGGTGGAGTTCGTTTCGGCCGACCACCAGCTGAAGGCGGATGTCGGGGCGACAATCGCCAGGCGGTGGCTGGACCAAGAGCAGGTGGATGTAATCGTCGATGTGCCCGGTTCCGCCATCGTCCTCGCGATCGTCGATCTGGTGCGCGAGCGCAACAAGGTGATCCTTGCAACCCACTCGTCCTCGTCGCGGATAACCGGAACAAGCTGCAGCCCGAACACCGTGGCCTTCACCTACAGTGCCTGGGCGCTGGCGAACGGCACTGGCAGCGCCGTGGTGCGCCAAGGCGGAGATAGCTGGTTCTTTATCACTGCGGATTGGGAATATGGACACTCGGTGCAGGCTGAAACAACGGGCGTGATCGAGGCTGCCGGTGGTCAGGTTCTCGGCTCCGTGCTGTTCCCTCTGGAGACGACGGACTTTTCCTCCTACCTGCTTCAGGCGCAGGCGTCGGGTGCAAAGGTGATCGGTCTCATTCAGTCGGGGCCACAGACCATCAACACCGTCAAGCAGGCGAACGAGTTCGGCATCGTTCGGGCGGGCCAGTCGCTTGCTACAATGTACTTCACGCATATGGACGCCCATGCGCTTGGGCTCGCCAGCGCCCAGGGTCTTCAGTTCACCGTGGCGTGGGATTCCAATCTCGACGAGCCTGCCCGCGAGTTCTCCAGCCGTTTCGCCGAACGCAATCGCGGGCAGGTGCCCAGCCAGGAGCAGGCCGGCGTCTATTCGGCAGTCTACCAGTATCTGCGCGCGGTTTCTGAAGCCGGTAGCGCCGAGGACGGCAAGCGGGTGCTGGAAACCATGCGGGGCTGGGACTGGTTCGAAGACCGACTGTTCGGCAAGACGCGGCTGCGTGAAGACGGAACCGTCGATCACAACATGTACCTGGCGAAGGTGAAGTCTCCCGACGAATCGCAGGATGCCTGGGACTATTTCGAGATTCTCGAAACGATCCCCGCCGAAACGGCCTTCCAGCCACTGGGCCAAACCGGCTGCCCGCTCGTCGGTCAGTAA
- a CDS encoding ABC transporter ATP-binding protein → MPEPILETVGISKSFGGFQAVSDVNLKVTEGAIHALLGPNGAGKTTCFNLITGFMKPSAGEVRLRGAPISDLPPAGVARRGLVRSFQISAVFGTLSCLENVRIALQRKHGLFRAFWRPDSALRRFDAEASDLLARVGLSPWMDAAASTLPYGRKRALELATTLALDPQIMLLDEPFAGMAHGDIPSMTDLIRKAAAGKTVLMVEHNMSVVSQLCDRISVMARGRLIAEGTYEQVSRDPVVIEAYLGETH, encoded by the coding sequence ATGCCCGAACCGATTCTCGAGACAGTTGGCATTTCCAAGAGTTTTGGCGGTTTCCAGGCCGTAAGCGACGTGAACCTGAAGGTCACCGAAGGCGCGATCCATGCGCTTCTCGGACCCAATGGAGCGGGCAAGACAACCTGCTTCAATCTCATCACCGGGTTCATGAAGCCCTCTGCAGGTGAAGTCCGGCTGCGCGGCGCCCCGATCTCCGACCTGCCGCCGGCGGGCGTCGCACGGCGCGGCCTGGTCCGTTCGTTTCAGATATCGGCGGTGTTCGGAACGTTGAGCTGTCTGGAAAATGTCAGGATCGCGCTCCAGCGCAAGCACGGGCTGTTTCGTGCGTTCTGGCGGCCGGATTCAGCGCTGCGGCGCTTCGATGCGGAAGCCAGCGATCTACTCGCGCGGGTCGGACTGTCGCCCTGGATGGACGCCGCCGCCTCGACACTGCCGTATGGGCGCAAGCGCGCATTGGAACTTGCGACAACGCTCGCTCTCGACCCGCAAATCATGCTCTTGGACGAGCCGTTTGCAGGAATGGCGCATGGAGACATCCCGTCCATGACCGACCTGATCCGCAAGGCCGCGGCGGGGAAGACGGTGCTGATGGTCGAGCACAACATGTCCGTTGTGTCCCAGCTATGCGACCGCATCTCAGTCATGGCTCGCGGTCGGCTGATCGCGGAGGGCACCTACGAACAGGTCTCTAGGGACCCGGTCGTCATCGAGGCCTATCTTGGCGAGACGCATTGA
- a CDS encoding ABC transporter ATP-binding protein produces MTDTQHLEISNLKAWYGDSQALHGVSLSVSQGEVVALLGRNGAGKSTIMRSIAGVLRKKTGSIKILDRETLPDRAWQIARMGLGYVPEERGIFASLSVAENLNLPPLVSDGGMSREELFVLFPNLVDRLDARGTSISGGEQQMLSIARVLRAGARLILLDEPTEGLAPVIVQQIGAALGRLKAAGYTVVLVEQNLSFALAHSDRQIVIENGQVVDTLTTEQSRRDTQRVAAYLSA; encoded by the coding sequence ATGACGGACACTCAACATCTCGAGATCAGCAACCTGAAGGCGTGGTATGGCGACAGCCAGGCGCTTCACGGTGTTTCGCTGTCGGTTTCGCAAGGCGAAGTCGTCGCACTTCTGGGCCGTAACGGAGCGGGCAAAAGCACCATCATGCGTTCGATTGCCGGCGTCTTGCGCAAGAAGACCGGCAGCATCAAGATTCTTGACCGGGAGACGCTTCCAGATCGTGCCTGGCAGATCGCCCGCATGGGCCTCGGCTACGTGCCTGAGGAGCGGGGCATATTCGCCAGCCTTTCGGTGGCGGAAAACCTCAACCTGCCCCCGCTGGTTTCGGACGGCGGAATGTCACGCGAGGAACTGTTCGTCCTGTTTCCCAATCTGGTCGACCGTCTGGACGCCAGGGGGACGTCGATCAGCGGCGGCGAACAACAGATGCTCTCCATTGCCCGTGTCTTGCGCGCGGGTGCGAGGCTGATCCTTCTCGACGAGCCCACTGAGGGCCTTGCGCCGGTGATCGTCCAGCAGATCGGCGCGGCGCTGGGGCGGCTGAAGGCGGCGGGTTACACCGTAGTTCTCGTAGAGCAGAACCTTTCCTTCGCGCTGGCTCATTCGGATCGGCAGATCGTGATTGAAAACGGCCAGGTGGTGGACACCCTGACCACCGAACAATCCAGACGCGATACGCAGCGCGTCGCCGCGTATCTGAGCGCCTGA
- a CDS encoding branched-chain amino acid ABC transporter permease encodes MDVLGIPIQALLGQLLLGLINGAFYALLALGLAIIFGLLNVANFVHGAQYMLGAVISWMLLQFAGIGFWPSLIITPLIGFALGAALERSMLSRLYETDPIYGILLTFGVALVVQGVLRAQFGVSGMTYGIPDALSGGWNLGFMFLPKYRAWVVLVALLVCCSTWYAIEKTSLGASVRAATENSAMAEALGINVARLKTMIYGLGAAIAALAGVLAAPIYSVSPLMGADIVIIAFAIVVIGGMGTLLGSTVAGFGLGLVEGASKVFYPQISGMVVFIVMVVILLVRPSGLFGRASA; translated from the coding sequence ATGGATGTACTCGGAATTCCGATCCAGGCATTGCTTGGGCAACTCTTACTCGGTTTGATCAACGGCGCCTTCTATGCGTTGCTGGCGCTCGGCCTAGCCATCATTTTCGGCCTCCTGAACGTCGCAAACTTCGTTCACGGCGCTCAATACATGTTGGGTGCGGTGATAAGCTGGATGCTGTTGCAGTTCGCGGGCATCGGCTTCTGGCCGTCGCTGATAATCACTCCCCTGATCGGATTTGCTCTCGGCGCGGCCTTGGAACGATCGATGCTGTCGCGTCTCTACGAGACGGATCCGATCTACGGCATCCTGCTTACATTCGGCGTCGCGCTTGTCGTTCAGGGCGTGCTGCGTGCCCAGTTCGGCGTTTCGGGCATGACGTACGGCATTCCTGATGCGCTTTCGGGCGGCTGGAATCTCGGCTTCATGTTCCTTCCCAAATATCGAGCATGGGTGGTTCTGGTCGCCCTGCTGGTTTGCTGTTCAACCTGGTACGCGATCGAAAAAACGTCCCTCGGCGCAAGCGTTCGCGCGGCGACGGAAAATTCCGCGATGGCCGAAGCTTTGGGTATCAATGTCGCGCGTCTCAAGACCATGATCTATGGGCTGGGTGCGGCTATCGCGGCGCTTGCGGGCGTCCTGGCCGCGCCCATCTATTCGGTCAGTCCGCTGATGGGTGCCGACATCGTCATCATCGCTTTTGCGATCGTCGTCATCGGCGGAATGGGAACCTTGCTGGGATCGACGGTCGCGGGGTTTGGCCTGGGACTGGTCGAGGGCGCGTCGAAAGTATTCTATCCGCAGATTTCCGGCATGGTCGTGTTCATCGTCATGGTGGTCATTCTGCTTGTCCGGCCGTCCGGTCTGTTCGGGAGGGCATCGGCATGA
- a CDS encoding branched-chain amino acid ABC transporter permease has protein sequence MSVQDTSASIVASPSLAPSSHGYLFGFALLAMVVLTGPLYAFPVFLIVAMSFIIFASGFNLLLGFAGLLSFGHAAYFGAGAYLTAHSTKVLGLQPEFALIIGVATAAFLGLIVGVLAIRRNGISFAMITLGLAQLVFYYVLTAAWTGGAENGIQSVPRGMLFGIIDLRNDTAMYYFAATIFLLSIFVVYRVTHSPFGQVLKAIRDNEQRAISLGYEVRAFKITVFVMSAALAGLGGGLKAMALQFATATDVHWMMSGEVILMTLVGGVGTVFGPVVGGFLVVTMQNYLASLGAWVMAIQGAIFIVAVLVFRQGIVGFLEKRTGLKL, from the coding sequence ATGAGCGTACAGGACACATCTGCCTCCATCGTCGCCTCGCCCTCGCTCGCTCCGTCCTCTCACGGCTACCTCTTCGGATTTGCGCTCCTTGCAATGGTGGTGCTGACCGGGCCGCTCTACGCATTCCCGGTATTCCTGATCGTGGCGATGTCCTTCATCATCTTCGCTTCGGGCTTCAACCTTCTGTTGGGTTTCGCGGGGCTCTTGTCTTTCGGTCATGCCGCCTATTTCGGCGCCGGGGCGTATCTGACCGCCCACAGCACCAAGGTGCTGGGATTGCAGCCCGAGTTCGCCCTCATCATCGGCGTCGCCACGGCGGCCTTTCTGGGCCTGATCGTCGGAGTGCTGGCAATTCGGCGAAACGGCATCAGCTTCGCCATGATCACGCTCGGTCTTGCCCAGCTCGTTTTCTACTACGTCCTGACCGCCGCCTGGACCGGAGGCGCCGAAAACGGCATCCAGTCGGTGCCGCGCGGGATGCTTTTCGGGATCATCGATTTAAGAAACGATACGGCGATGTATTATTTCGCCGCGACGATATTCCTGCTTTCGATTTTCGTTGTGTATCGCGTCACCCATTCGCCTTTCGGGCAAGTGCTGAAGGCCATACGCGACAATGAACAGCGCGCCATTTCCCTTGGCTACGAGGTGAGGGCATTCAAGATCACCGTGTTCGTGATGTCGGCGGCGCTTGCCGGGCTCGGCGGCGGCCTGAAAGCGATGGCGCTGCAATTCGCGACCGCCACCGACGTGCACTGGATGATGTCGGGCGAGGTTATCCTGATGACCCTGGTGGGCGGCGTCGGAACCGTTTTCGGTCCTGTCGTTGGCGGCTTTCTGGTGGTGACCATGCAGAACTACCTCGCATCTCTCGGCGCGTGGGTCATGGCGATCCAGGGCGCGATCTTTATCGTCGCGGTCCTCGTGTTCCGCCAGGGGATCGTGGGGTTTCTGGAGAAGCGCACGGGGCTGAAGCTGTGA
- a CDS encoding SDR family NAD(P)-dependent oxidoreductase, with the protein MTTQIARHALVFGAAKGIGEAIADALWADEHVVSMFDVDRAAIEARALSAGTRMSAYECDIADRRAVLDAIAKAAAKNGPPSVLVVNAMWIRYQPVETLDEETLDRMLAVGIKGLFWSVQGLLEHYAPELGASIVTLGSPSARLGFRTASAYTAAKGAVEALTRQFATELGHRNIRVNAVAPGPVRTPGTDFLAENGWSKRIERTPAGRLGVPGEIAQAVRFLASPASQFINGQTISVDGGFATSGP; encoded by the coding sequence ATGACGACACAGATAGCACGCCATGCTCTCGTTTTTGGCGCGGCCAAGGGCATAGGGGAGGCGATCGCCGATGCGTTATGGGCCGACGAGCATGTCGTATCCATGTTCGACGTCGATCGCGCGGCAATCGAAGCAAGGGCTTTGTCAGCCGGAACGCGAATGTCCGCCTATGAGTGCGACATCGCCGACAGACGCGCAGTACTCGACGCGATCGCCAAGGCAGCGGCGAAAAACGGCCCCCCAAGTGTTCTCGTGGTCAATGCCATGTGGATCCGCTACCAACCCGTCGAGACTCTCGACGAGGAAACCCTCGATCGAATGCTTGCCGTTGGCATCAAGGGGCTGTTCTGGTCCGTTCAGGGGCTGCTCGAACACTATGCCCCCGAGTTGGGCGCGTCGATCGTCACGCTTGGTTCTCCTTCCGCGCGGCTGGGTTTCAGAACAGCATCCGCCTACACAGCCGCGAAAGGAGCCGTTGAAGCACTGACGCGGCAGTTCGCCACCGAACTGGGCCACAGAAACATCCGCGTGAATGCCGTTGCGCCGGGGCCTGTGCGCACACCTGGCACTGATTTCCTAGCCGAAAACGGATGGAGCAAGCGCATAGAACGAACGCCTGCGGGTCGACTTGGTGTGCCCGGAGAGATCGCGCAGGCTGTTAGGTTCCTCGCATCGCCCGCTTCGCAATTCATCAACGGTCAGACCATATCCGTTGATGGTGGCTTTGCCACGTCTGGGCCTTAA
- a CDS encoding HAMP domain-containing sensor histidine kinase, translated as MADETNKAPVKPERTNEQVPLSRGLSTKLLMLTILFVMLAEVLIFMPSIANFRLRWLEERLATAAAVGIVLVESDPDSLSRTVQDDVLIALGAKAVAVRDDGASQLLVVTEVPPQVDDHIDLANTMAPQAMSDALYTAFFGGNRVLRVFGPVGESDKEFELIIADTNLRKAMLVYARNVAILSLIISLITATLVFYAIDRVMIRPIRTMTRSMLDFSEAPHDPGRIIRPEARADEIGVAERELASMQSHLQRTLSEQKHLADLGLAVSKINHDMRNILASAQLMSDRLSTVKDPTAQNLVPRLVRALDRAVSYSEGVLAYGRTQEAPPVRRKVRLRMLVDEVYSVVGVDNEAGLEFLNAVEHEFEIDADSEQLFRVLSNLSRNAMQAMAADRENTVVRRLSVSADRAGSICRVLVEDTGPGLPPKARDNLFAAFRGSARSGGTGLGLAIAHELVRAHGGSIELVESRGGRTIFAITIPDQPVDLVAARNALRRPA; from the coding sequence TTGGCGGACGAGACGAACAAGGCCCCCGTGAAACCGGAGCGCACAAACGAACAGGTGCCGCTCTCACGCGGCCTGTCGACCAAGCTTCTGATGCTCACGATCCTGTTCGTCATGCTGGCGGAAGTGCTCATCTTCATGCCCTCGATCGCCAACTTCAGGCTTCGTTGGCTGGAAGAGCGTCTGGCCACGGCCGCAGCCGTCGGTATCGTTCTCGTCGAAAGTGACCCCGACAGTCTCTCTCGTACCGTGCAGGACGACGTGCTGATCGCGCTCGGCGCCAAGGCGGTGGCGGTGCGTGACGACGGTGCCTCGCAATTGCTCGTCGTCACCGAGGTGCCGCCGCAGGTGGACGACCATATCGACCTCGCCAACACAATGGCCCCGCAAGCCATGTCGGATGCGCTCTATACGGCCTTCTTCGGCGGCAACCGCGTTTTGCGCGTGTTCGGCCCCGTCGGCGAGAGCGACAAGGAATTCGAACTGATCATCGCCGATACCAATCTGCGCAAGGCGATGCTCGTCTATGCCCGCAACGTGGCGATCCTGTCGCTGATCATTTCCCTGATCACCGCCACATTGGTTTTCTACGCGATCGACCGGGTCATGATTCGTCCCATCCGGACAATGACCCGCTCCATGCTGGACTTCTCTGAAGCACCGCACGATCCCGGCCGCATCATCCGCCCGGAGGCGCGCGCCGACGAGATCGGCGTGGCGGAGCGCGAACTGGCCTCGATGCAAAGCCATTTGCAACGGACGCTGAGCGAACAGAAACACCTTGCCGATCTTGGCCTCGCGGTCTCCAAGATCAATCATGACATGCGCAACATCCTCGCATCCGCGCAACTCATGTCCGACAGGCTCTCCACGGTGAAGGACCCGACGGCGCAGAATCTCGTGCCGCGGCTCGTGCGCGCGCTCGACCGCGCGGTCTCCTACTCGGAGGGCGTGCTCGCCTACGGCCGCACGCAGGAAGCGCCTCCGGTGCGCCGCAAAGTCCGGCTGCGCATGCTCGTCGACGAGGTCTATTCGGTCGTCGGCGTGGACAATGAAGCCGGCCTCGAATTTCTCAACGCCGTGGAGCACGAATTCGAGATCGACGCGGATTCGGAACAGCTTTTCCGGGTGTTGTCCAACCTCTCGCGCAACGCCATGCAGGCCATGGCTGCCGATCGTGAAAACACTGTCGTTCGGCGGCTTTCCGTCTCTGCGGATCGCGCCGGAAGCATCTGCCGGGTCCTGGTCGAGGATACCGGCCCCGGCCTGCCGCCCAAGGCGCGTGACAATCTGTTTGCGGCCTTCCGGGGCTCGGCACGCAGCGGCGGCACTGGCTTGGGGCTGGCGATCGCACATGAGCTGGTCCGCGCGCATGGCGGCTCGATCGAACTCGTCGAGAGCCGCGGCGGCAGGACCATCTTCGCCATCACGATCCCCGACCAGCCCGTCGATCTCGTTGCGGCCCGCAACGCGCTGCGCCGGCCAGCCTGA
- a CDS encoding FAD-dependent oxidoreductase yields the protein MTKTLTPDICVIGAGSGGLSVAAGAAAFGVSVVLVEKGKMGGDCLNYGCVPSKALIAAGKHAHAMRHGAQFGIADAEPDIDFRKVGRHVHGVIDAIAPNDSVERFTALGVRVIRDHARFKDARTVIAGDHEIRARRFVVATGSSPAIPPIPGLDTVEVLTNETIFDLTRRPAKLVIIGGGPIGSELAQAYRRLGAEVVVIEAETMLGREDPELAAIVMARLRAEGIELREHARVTQVERRGKSGVRVHVDNDEIIDGTHLLIAAGRKANVEGLDLDKAGIDFTPKGVTVSDTLRTTNRRVYAIGDVAGGPQFTHVAGYHAGLVIRAILFRLKAREDRTILPRVTYTDPEIAHVGLGEEDARKAHGRINVLRWPYAENDRAQAERQTQGFVKLIADRKERIVGVSIVGAQAGELIGIWALAISKGMRVRDMTGYVPAYPTMGEIGKRAAVSYFAAAARKPIVRRLVRFLRIFG from the coding sequence ATGACCAAGACTCTCACACCCGACATCTGCGTCATCGGGGCCGGCTCGGGCGGTCTGTCGGTCGCAGCGGGTGCGGCGGCCTTCGGCGTATCGGTCGTCCTTGTCGAAAAGGGCAAGATGGGTGGTGACTGCCTGAACTATGGCTGCGTTCCATCCAAGGCGCTCATCGCGGCCGGAAAGCACGCGCATGCGATGCGGCATGGCGCGCAGTTCGGCATTGCGGACGCCGAGCCCGACATCGACTTCCGCAAGGTCGGCCGGCACGTTCACGGCGTCATCGACGCGATTGCGCCCAACGATTCGGTCGAGCGGTTCACCGCGCTCGGCGTGCGGGTGATCCGGGACCATGCCCGCTTCAAGGATGCACGCACCGTCATTGCGGGCGACCACGAAATCCGCGCGAGACGCTTCGTCGTCGCGACAGGTTCGTCGCCGGCGATTCCGCCGATTCCGGGCCTCGATACGGTCGAGGTCCTGACCAACGAAACGATCTTCGACCTCACCCGGCGCCCGGCCAAGCTCGTCATCATCGGCGGCGGGCCGATCGGTAGCGAACTCGCCCAGGCGTATCGCCGCCTCGGCGCGGAGGTGGTCGTCATCGAGGCCGAGACGATGCTGGGTCGCGAGGACCCGGAACTCGCCGCGATCGTCATGGCCAGGCTTCGCGCCGAGGGCATTGAATTGCGCGAACACGCCAGGGTCACGCAGGTCGAGCGCAGGGGCAAATCCGGCGTCCGTGTCCACGTCGACAACGACGAGATCATCGATGGAACGCATCTCCTCATCGCCGCGGGGCGGAAGGCCAATGTCGAGGGCTTGGACCTCGACAAGGCCGGCATCGATTTCACGCCGAAGGGCGTCACGGTCAGCGACACGCTGCGCACGACCAACCGCCGCGTCTATGCCATCGGCGATGTCGCGGGGGGGCCGCAATTCACCCATGTCGCCGGCTATCATGCGGGTCTCGTGATCCGCGCGATCCTCTTCCGCCTCAAGGCGCGCGAGGACCGCACGATCCTGCCCCGCGTGACCTACACCGATCCGGAGATCGCCCATGTCGGGCTCGGCGAAGAGGACGCCCGCAAGGCACACGGCCGCATCAACGTCCTGCGTTGGCCCTATGCCGAGAACGACCGCGCGCAGGCCGAGCGCCAGACGCAAGGCTTCGTCAAGCTGATCGCCGATCGCAAGGAGCGCATCGTCGGCGTCTCGATCGTCGGCGCGCAGGCGGGCGAACTCATCGGCATCTGGGCACTTGCAATCTCCAAGGGCATGCGCGTTCGCGACATGACGGGCTATGTGCCCGCCTATCCGACGATGGGCGAAATCGGCAAGCGCGCGGCCGTCTCCTACTTCGCCGCGGCTGCCCGCAAGCCGATCGTCCGACGTCTCGTGCGCTTCCTGCGCATCTTCGGCTAA
- a CDS encoding TVP38/TMEM64 family protein, with translation MAQTTMLRRYLPATIVIAGLAGGYLLGLHHYLTLEFLADSRERLTGLRDANPILAPLVFAAIYALAVAFAFPAASILTIFGGFLFGWLLSSVLVAFAATTGASALFLAARSAFGDTLKARVGPRAAKLAKGFEDNAFLYLLALRLAPIFPFVVVNIAPALFDVRLRTYVAATFLGILPGVVAYTYLGEGIESVILAAHEAGREASFGDLLTPKICIAFAGLALVAIIPAIVRTLRNRRG, from the coding sequence GTGGCACAGACCACCATGCTTCGGCGCTATCTCCCGGCGACAATCGTCATCGCCGGCCTCGCGGGCGGCTATCTCCTGGGACTGCACCATTACCTGACGCTGGAATTCCTGGCCGATAGCCGCGAGCGCCTCACCGGGCTGAGGGACGCGAACCCGATTCTCGCGCCGCTCGTCTTTGCCGCCATCTACGCGCTCGCCGTCGCGTTCGCCTTTCCCGCCGCATCCATCCTGACCATCTTCGGCGGCTTCCTTTTCGGCTGGCTCCTGTCGAGCGTGCTTGTCGCGTTTGCCGCCACGACCGGTGCAAGCGCGCTCTTCCTCGCTGCCCGCTCGGCTTTTGGCGATACGCTGAAAGCCCGCGTCGGACCACGCGCCGCGAAATTGGCAAAGGGCTTCGAGGACAACGCGTTCCTGTACCTGCTGGCGCTGCGGCTTGCCCCGATCTTTCCGTTCGTGGTCGTCAACATTGCCCCTGCCCTCTTCGACGTGCGTCTCAGGACGTATGTGGCGGCCACCTTTCTGGGCATTCTGCCGGGCGTCGTCGCCTACACCTATCTGGGCGAGGGCATCGAGAGCGTCATCCTTGCCGCCCATGAGGCTGGCCGTGAGGCGAGCTTCGGCGACCTCCTCACGCCGAAGATCTGCATCGCCTTTGCAGGCCTCGCGCTTGTCGCGATCATCCCCGCCATCGTAAGAACGCTTCGGAACCGCCGCGGGTAA